Below is a window of Christensenella minuta DNA.
CGTCGCCTGAGTTGCCCTCTACGGTATAAACTGTGCCATTCTCACACTTCTCTACGATACCAACGTGGTCTGTTGTACCGTCGCCTTCCCAATCAAAGAAGATAATATCTCCTACCTTTGGTTCATAAGTGCGGTCTTGCCATTTCCCATTTGACTTAAACCAGTTTGCACCATCCACGCAACCTGCAAATTTCGGAACAAGTCCGCTTTCAATATACCCGCATTGGTCAGCACACCAAGATACGAAGCAGGCACACCATTCCACTCGACTGTTAAAGCCGTACCAACTCCAGTAAGGTTGTCCGCCCTGATTGCCTAGCTGTGTCAAGGCAACCTCAACAATCGCCTGATTACCTCCGGCAGTAAAGGCTCGCCCATACGGATAGTACCTCAGAACGTGAGCCGGATATTGGGTATCTCCATAACTGTCCCAACCAAGCCTTTGTGCCTGCTGAGTGGAAAACTCCACTGCATTGGCATAAGAATAACCGCCGTAATTCGTTTTTGCCCAAGAAATATATCCATTACCGAAGTTGTAGCCTTGCAAGGCAAGTTTGATATGCTCCATATCAATCGGACTTTCCACCTCTGCCGAGGTAAGAGCCGCTTTCAATTCCTGAACACCACACTGGATAGAATATTCAGGGTCTTTAATTCCATTAGGTTCGTGCGGATACTTCGTATTGAAACTTCCTTCTGCTGCCTGCATAGGGTCAAGTCCTCTGCCGCCGCTTTCCTGCATCATAACCGCCTTGATAAGTTCTACATACTCAGGAATGCCGTACTCCTTGGCATACTTCTGTATGATAGGTTCATAGGCTTCTACCTCTGCACTTACCGGAGTATAGGAATTACTGTCACTTCCTCCTCCAAACATTGCTACGGCAGCACCAAACAATACGACAATCATAATAATCAGCACCGCTATCCAACCGCCTGCTGCGATTGCTGCTACAAGTGCTTTTGTCCCTGCAATAATCGCTTTGACTGTCGCAACAGTAGCTTTCGCTGTCGCTTTGACGGTATCTGCTGTGGCTTTCGCCGCTTTCTTTGCCGCCTGAGCCGCTTTCTGTGTTGCTTTGGCTGTTGTTTTTGCTGTTTTCTGTGCTATAACGGCAGCTTCTTTTGTGGTCTTAATAGAAGTCTTTGCCGTTTGTTCAGCAGTCTTAACCGACCTTTGAACAGTATTGGTTGCACCTTTCGATACGGTCTTGACTGTCGTATTTCCTGCCGACCTTGCAGACTGTTTAATTGTTTTCTCCGTACGCTCCAGAGTTCGGATGCTCTGTTTTCCGACAGGATTGACCGATTGTTTTTGAAGCTGCTTCTCTGCACGCTTGGTCTTGAAATTCTCAATTCCCCTTTTGGCTTTCTGATAATTCTGTCTTGTTTCACGCACACCCCATCTGCCGACTTTATCCGCACGGTATGCCGTTTCGTGAACAGTCCTATCCGTTGCCGCTTCGATTTTATCGGAAGCATATTCCTCTGCGGAATTTTCCGAAGCGTTGGTGGAATGTTCTGCCTTATCTTTCGTCATCACATAGGCTTTCTTCATTCGCTCCGTGGCAACTGCTGCCTTATTTATGGTCTTGATTGTACCTTTGCTTGTATCTCTTGTTTTTATATCAGCCATCGGTTTCCTCCTTTCTCGAAAAATAATAGAGAGTGGGGTTTAATCCACTCTCTTAGCGACAACAACAAGCCTGCCATTGCTTCTTGAATATTCACAAGTAGAAAGAGAAATCAGCCTGTCGCCATACTCTGCCGATACTCCGGTATCATACAGAGAAAGTTCCTTGCACTTAGCAACATACGCATCAAACTCTGTCGCATTTTCTGCGTCCGTAAACTCATAATACTTAAAGCTATCGGAGCTGTTTGTATAAACAACCGTCTTAAAGACTGCAATCACTTCATACTGGTGTCTGTCCGTCAGTGTATCAAAAGTAATATCCTTATGTTCTTCCCAAAAGCTTTTATTTCTGTACTTCATCAGTCCCGTAAACATAGAACCGTCATTCATGTGGTGTCCGTAAATAATGATGTTGTCTGAAGGTTTCTGCACATCACAATTTTCCTGCACATATGGACAGCCATAAGCAGAATAGGTCTTATCAAACTTGTGCTTCAGGTAGAAGTTCGGCTCATTTACAGACTGCACGACCGGATAGTTGATATTGGTATCCTCAACCTTTATCCAACCCACCATATCCTCATTCTGCCGATAGAGTTCAAGATATTCCGCAAGATAGTCCTTATCTTCCGAAAACGTCACGCCCTCATTTTCCTTTGGCGGCTCGTCCTCCACAATCTCCGCAAGGTTATCATAGACTTCATTCTGCTTGGCAGAGTCAATGTGATTACGGATAATAAAGAAGGTGCTTACAGACAACACTACCG
It encodes the following:
- a CDS encoding lysozyme family protein, translated to MADIKTRDTSKGTIKTINKAAVATERMKKAYVMTKDKAEHSTNASENSAEEYASDKIEAATDRTVHETAYRADKVGRWGVRETRQNYQKAKRGIENFKTKRAEKQLQKQSVNPVGKQSIRTLERTEKTIKQSARSAGNTTVKTVSKGATNTVQRSVKTAEQTAKTSIKTTKEAAVIAQKTAKTTAKATQKAAQAAKKAAKATADTVKATAKATVATVKAIIAGTKALVAAIAAGGWIAVLIIMIVVLFGAAVAMFGGGSDSNSYTPVSAEVEAYEPIIQKYAKEYGIPEYVELIKAVMMQESGGRGLDPMQAAEGSFNTKYPHEPNGIKDPEYSIQCGVQELKAALTSAEVESPIDMEHIKLALQGYNFGNGYISWAKTNYGGYSYANAVEFSTQQAQRLGWDSYGDTQYPAHVLRYYPYGRAFTAGGNQAIVEVALTQLGNQGGQPYWSWYGFNSRVEWCACFVSWCADQCGYIESGLVPKFAGCVDGANWFKSNGKWQDRTYEPKVGDIIFFDWEGDGTTDHVGIVEKCENGTVYTVEGNSGDACKQRQYAVGSSNIYGYGIPAY
- the srtB gene encoding class B sortase, whose amino-acid sequence is MSRKIYIIIAVVFTVVLSVSTFFIIRNHIDSAKQNEVYDNLAEIVEDEPPKENEGVTFSEDKDYLAEYLELYRQNEDMVGWIKVEDTNINYPVVQSVNEPNFYLKHKFDKTYSAYGCPYVQENCDVQKPSDNIIIYGHHMNDGSMFTGLMKYRNKSFWEEHKDITFDTLTDRHQYEVIAVFKTVVYTNSSDSFKYYEFTDAENATEFDAYVAKCKELSLYDTGVSAEYGDRLISLSTCEYSRSNGRLVVVAKRVD